A DNA window from Anastrepha obliqua isolate idAnaObli1 chromosome 5, idAnaObli1_1.0, whole genome shotgun sequence contains the following coding sequences:
- the LOC129248900 gene encoding uncharacterized protein LOC129248900, with the protein MRRDMDDLKLYASNSKHLDKLLRCVETFSNDIKMPIGLDKCRKITIVKGKVVSRHVTAESSGLDIAEMEAGEVYKYLGVMQSSSINTMQMRKKLIAEFKRRLHAICKTQLNGKNQIHAINSFVVPVVSYSFGIVKWSSTEIENLQRIIRTIMTKYKSRHPKSSVVRMMLPRKAGGRGQIDVGALHDKLILNIRAYFQHKCSQSELHKAASAADDNYTPLRMNQPYEIKNTTTIDEKIQRWSEMAIHGVYRKDLLSPHVDQKLSHLWLTNRSIFAETEGTIFAIQDGVIPTRNYIKYVMRDPNAAADRCRRCNSRRFSDDYCK; encoded by the exons ATGAGACGGGACATGG ATGATTTGAAACTCTACGCCAGCAATTCCAAACATCTAGATAAGCTTTTGAGATGTGTCGAAACCTTCTCCAATGACATTAAAATGCCTATTGGACTTGATAAATGCCGAAAGATCACAATAGTTAAAGGTAAAGTGGTTTCTCGACATGTAACCGCGGAAAGTAGCGGACTCGACATAGCAGAAATGGAGGCAGGAGAGGTATACAAGTACCTTGGAGTTATGCAAAGCAGCAGTATAAATACGATGCAAATGAGGAAAAAACTGATAGCAGAATTTAAAAGGCGCCTTCACGCTATCTGTAAAACCCAACTTAATGGGAAAAACCAAATCCACGCCATTAATTCATTTGTCGTCCCGGTGGTATCGTATAGCTTCGGAATTGTAAAATGGTCATCTACTGAAATAGAAAATCTACAACGAATAATACGCACAATTATGACTAAATACAAGTCACGTCACCCAAAAAGCTCTGTCGTTCGAATGATGCTACCTAGAAAAGCGGGAGGCAGAGGACAGATTGATGTTGGAGCACTGCATGACAAACTTATCTTGAACATAAGAGCATATTTCCAACATAAGTGTTCCCAATCCGAGCTCCACAAGGCTGCAAGTGCTGCGGATGATAATTATACCCCACTTCGGATGAATCAACCCTACGAAATCAAGAACACAACcacaatagatgaaaaaatccaaagATGGTCTGAAATGGCTATCCACGGCGTATATCGAAAAGACTTGCTGAGCCCACATGTCGACCAAAAATTGTCGCACTTATGGCTTACCAACAGGTCGATATTTGCCGAAACGGAGGGTACCATTTTCGCCATACAAGATGGTGTGATTCCAAcgagaaattacattaaatacgtAATGCGAGATCCAAATGCCGCTGCAGACAGATGCCGAAGATGCAATAGTCGAA GGTTTTCTGATGATTATTGCAAATAG
- the LOC129248901 gene encoding uncharacterized protein LOC129248901: MRRINEASDNLNLNSNHTLLECGPARPQTDHTPDTNNYSGDNRQDLLQPGTDSQASHAATSPVVATRQRIKWTSEINEFLLRTYLQITKLETHRTLFRKRLREKFVEKYPQMNVSEQNLSDQLRAIRRHDYITEARREEITQEVARELGSNSGAPASPEQTNNTPQDGSMDAENEGNVPLIIEPVNDNAESIDFESAYNSFQENYAKYRGMPVMSLPHLPKLNTSRKLGKLVDYYNAVVLPETLNEEISLEELIIVIYCVAKTISEIITNKHFENNQHNQKPKHSKSTDKSNKPKWLIRLDKNIEEHRRKIGKITALVGGNTSGRLKRQVLKICKNFNTHSKFENNEEMPKRTLDTLKQKLRTLTTRREKYSMSMKRKQHNRMFESNQKLFLRQLKQTTNVERQTRQASMDEFRSYWSAGRSIWSKPQKYNTSASWIAEVREKYSSIPILGFSAVTPEEVAKVARRLHNWKTPGCDNLHAYWFKKLTCIHDKLAALFTKIITGEEELPNFATLGTTYMIPKCDEINDPSKFRPITCLPVIYKILTSCITNIFYEHIETHNLIAEEQKGCIRASQGCKEQLIIDQVVLGQSKQKNRNLYAAYIDWMKAFDSVPHSWLIEKKLCNAGGQE; this comes from the exons atgagaagAATAAATGAAGCCTCGGATAACCTTAATCTTAATTCTAATCATACACTTCTGGAATGTGGTCCAGCTCGGCCCCAGACTGATCATACTCCAGATACAAACAACTACTCTGGGGATAATAGACAAGACCTTTTGCAGCCGGGAACTGATTCGCAAGCATCGCATGCAGCGACCAGCCCAGTTGTAGCAACTAGACAGCGTATAAAATGGACATCAGAAATTAACGAATTCTTATTACGCACATACCTACAGATCACTAAATTAGAAACACACAGAACCCTTTTCCGAAAACGTTTACGTGAAAAGTTTGTAGAAAAATATCCGCAAATGAACGTGTCAGAGCAAAACTTGTCTGATCAATTAAGAGCGATACGCAGACATGATTACATCACAGAAGCAAGAAGAGAAGAAATTACCCAGGAAGTGGCGAGAGAGCTCGGTAGCAACTCTGGAGCCCCAGCAAGCCCTGAGCAAACAAACAACACACCACAGGATGGTAGTATGGATGCAGAGAACGAAGGGAATGTCCCTTTAATTATTGAGCCCGTCAACGACAATGCAGAGTCAATTGATTTTGAAAGTGCATATAATAGTTTTCAAGAAAATTATGCGAAATATAGGGGAATGCCTGTGATGAGTCTGCCGCACTTGCCGAAACTAAACACCTCTAGAAAACTCGGAAAATTAGTTGACTATTACAACGCTGTTGTATTACCGGAAACACTGAACGAAGAGATTAGTCTCGAAGAACTTATAATAGTCATATACTGCGTTGCTAAAACTATATCTGAAATAATCACTAACAAACATTTTGAGAACAATCAACACAATCAGAAGCCAAAACACTCCAAATCAACTGACAAGAGTAATAAACCGAAGTGGTTGATAAGACTCGATAAGAACATTGAAGAGCACCGccgaaaaataggaaaaataacaGCATTGGTAGGTGGAAACACCTCCGGACGATTGAAACGCCAAGtcctcaaaatatgtaaaaactttaatacTCACTCGAAgttcgaaaataatgaagaaatgccCAAGCGTACGCTCGATACGCtcaagcaaaaattaagaaCGCTAACCACCAGAAGAGAAAAATATAGCATGTCTATGAAACGCAAGCAACATAATCGTATGTTTGAAAGCAATCAAAAGCTATTTTTACGACAATTAAAACAAACCACGAACGTAGAAAGGCAGACGCGACAGGCATCAATGGATGAATTTAGATCATACTGGTCGGCCGGTCGGTCTATTTGGTCCAAACCTCAGAAATACAACACCTCGGCAAGCTGGATAGCAGAAGTGAGAGAAAAGTACTCTAGTATCCCAATACTTGGTTTCTCAGCCGTAACACCTGAAGAGGTTGCGAAAGTTGCTCGAAGGCTCCACAATTGGAAAACTCCAGGCTGCGACAACTTGCATGCTTACTGGTTCAAAAAGCTTACATGTATACACGACAAACTTGCAGCCCTCTTCACCAAGATAATAACCGGCGAAGAAGAATTGCCAAATTTTGCAACGCTTGGTACGACATATATGATTCCAAAATGTGATGAAATCAATGACCCTTCAAAATTCAGGCCCATCACCTGTCTGCcagttatttacaaaatacttaCGTCGTGCATAACTAACATCTTTTATGAGCATATCGAAACACATAATCTGATTGCAGAAGAGCAGAAAGGATGTATACGTGCATCACAAGGTTGTAAAGAGCAACTGATTATAGATCAAGTTGTCCTTGGGCAATCTAAACAGAAGAACAGAAACCTCTATGCAGCTTATATTGACTGGATGAAAGCATTCGATTCGGTTCCACACTCCTGGCTTATTGAA AAAAAGTTATGCAACGCTGGAGGACAAGAATAA